The following proteins are encoded in a genomic region of Pseudophryne corroboree isolate aPseCor3 chromosome 3 unlocalized genomic scaffold, aPseCor3.hap2 SUPER_3_unloc_7, whole genome shotgun sequence:
- the LOC134984608 gene encoding zinc finger protein 850-like, producing PCSECMKCFAQKSALVIHQRSHTGEKPYSCSECGKCFAHSSHFVIHQHAHTGEMPFSCSECGKCFPRKSHLVNHQRSHTGEKPYSCSECGKCFALKSNLVTHQRSHTGEKPYSCFECRKCFTHKSALVTHQRSHTGEKPYSCSACKKCFARKSHLVLHQRSHTGEKPYSCSECGKCFAQKSNLVTHQSSHTGEKPYSCFECRKCFTQKSALVIHQRSHTGEKPFSCSECGKCFVRKLNLVLHQRSHAGEKPFSCSECGKCFVRKSNLVLHQRSHTGEKPFYCSECGKCFAQKSHLVLHQRSHTGEKPFSCSECGKCFVRKSDLVLHQRSHTGEKPFSCSECGKCFVRKSDLVLHQRSHTGEKPFSCSECGKCFVRKSDLVTHQRSHTGEKPYSCFECRKCFTQKLALVIHQRSHTGEKPFSCSECGKCFVRKSDLVLHRRSHTGEKPFSCFECRKCFTHKSALVTHQRSHTGEKPYSCSACKKCFARKSHLVLHQRSHTGEKPYSCSECGKCFAQKSNLVTHQSSHTGEKPYSCFECRKCFTQKSALVIHQRSHTGEKPFSCSECGKCFVRKSNLVLHQRSHTGEKPFYCSECGKCFVRKSNLVLHQRSHTGEKPFYCSECGKCFAQKSHLVLHQRSHTGEKPFSCSECGKCFVRKSDLVLHQRSHTGEKPFSCSECGKCFVRKSDLVLHQRSHTGEKPFSCSECGKCFVRKSDLVTHQRSHTGEKPYSCFECRKCFTQKLALVIHQRSHTGEKPFSCSECGKCFVRKSDLVLHRRSHTGEKPFSCSECGKCFVRKSDLVTHQRSHTGEKPFSCCERNKSALVEHIRHYPSTEPFPSSGV from the coding sequence ccatgttctgagtgtatgaaatgttttgcacagaaatcagctcttgttatacatcagagaagtcacacaggtgagaagccatattcctgttctgagtgtgggaaatgttttgcacatagctcacattttgttattcatcagcatgctcacacaggtgagatgccattttcctgttctgagtgtgggaaatgttttccacggaaatcacatcttgttaatcatcagagaagtcacacaggtgagaagccatattcctgttctgagtgtgggaaatgttttgcactgaaatcaaatcttgtcacacatcagagaagtcacacaggtgagaagccatattcctgttttgagtgtaggaaatgtttcacacataaatcagctcttgttacacatcagagaagtcatacaggtgagaagccgtattcctgttctgcgtgtaagaaatgttttgcacggaaatcacatcttgttttacatcagagaagtcacacaggtgagaagccatattcctgttctgagtgtgggaaatgttttgcacagaaatcaaatcttgtcacacatcagagtagtcacacaggtgagaagccatattcctgttttgagtgtaggaaatgtttcacacagaaatcagctcttgttatacatcagagaagtcacacaggtgagaagccattttcctgttctgagtgtgggaaatgttttgtacggaaattaaatcttgttttacatcagagaagtcacgcaggtgagaagccattttcctgttctgagtgtgggaaatgttttgtacggaaatcaaatcttgttttacatcagagaagtcacacaggtgagaagccattttactgttctgagtgtgggaaatgttttgcacagaaatcacatcttgttttacatcagagaagtcacacaggtgagaagccattttcctgttctgagtgtgggaaatgttttgtacggaaatcagatcttgttttacatcagagaagtcacacaggtgagaagccattttcctgttctgagtgtgggaaatgttttgtacggaaatcagatcttgttttacatcagagaagtcacacaggtgagaagccattttcctgttctgagtgtgggaaatgttttgtacggaaatcagatcttgtcacacatcagagaagtcacacaggtgagaagccatattcctgttttgagtgtaggaaatgtttcacacagaaattagctcttgttatacatcagagaagtcacacaggtgagaagccattttcctgttctgagtgtgggaaatgttttgtacggaaatcagatcttgttttacatcggagaagtcacacaggtgagaagccattttcctgttttgagtgtaggaaatgtttcacacataaatcagctcttgttacacatcagagaagtcatacaggtgagaagccgtattcctgttctgcgtgtaagaaatgttttgcacggaaatcacatcttgttttacatcagagaagtcacacaggtgagaagccatattcctgttctgagtgtgggaaatgttttgcacagaaatcaaatcttgtcacacatcagagtagtcacacaggtgagaagccatattcctgttttgagtgtaggaaatgtttcacacagaaatcagctcttgttatacatcagagaagtcacacaggtgagaagccattttcctgttctgagtgtgggaaatgttttgtacggaaatcaaatcttgttttacatcagagaagtcacacaggtgagaagccattttactgttctgagtgtgggaaatgttttgtacggaaatcaaatcttgttttacatcagagaagtcacacaggtgagaagccattttactgttctgagtgtgggaaatgttttgcacagaaatcacatcttgttttacatcagagaagtcacacaggtgagaagccattttcctgttctgagtgtgggaaatgttttgtacggaaatcagatcttgttttacatcagagaagtcacacaggtgagaagccattttcctgttctgagtgtgggaaatgttttgtacggaaatcagatcttgttttacatcagagaagtcacacaggtgagaagccattttcctgttctgagtgtgggaaatgttttgtacggaaatcagatcttgtcacacatcagagaagtcacacaggtgagaagccatattcctgttttgagtgtaggaaatgtttcacacagaaattagctcttgttatacatcagagaagtcacacaggtgagaagccattttcctgttctgagtgtgggaaatgttttgtacggaaatcagatcttgttttacatcggagaagtcacacaggtgagaagccattttcctgttctgagtgtgggaaatgttttgtacggaaatcagatcttgtcacacatcagagaagtcacacaggtgagaagccattttcatgctgtgagagaaataaatccgctcttgttgaacatattagacattacccaagtacggaaccatttccatcttctggagtataa